One region of Channa argus isolate prfri chromosome 20, Channa argus male v1.0, whole genome shotgun sequence genomic DNA includes:
- the lcmt1 gene encoding leucine carboxyl methyltransferase 1 isoform X1 — MAARKPFADSDTADEAVRATCDDATICKRFASSKGYWKDPYIQYFVRSVGERKAPEINRGYYARVHGVNHLLDAFIRKTECHCQIINLGAGLDTTFWRLKDINLMPRKFFEVDFPTVVARKIHNIKTKPPLSKPIIETHSTDSLLLGTEKILQAPFLNVFVADAHSLDSDRYCIIGADLRDVSNLDEKLKKFQLNPELPTLLLSECVLVYMTCLQSSNLVHWAAETFHTAMFISYEQVNMSDRFSQVMVENLQRRHCTLAGLEACQSLDSQKERFLKTGWEHADALDMMTIYNMLPQDDVARIERLEFLDEKELLQQLLQHYSICWATKDKLNLGLSQLAF, encoded by the exons ATGGCAGCTCGGAAACCCTTCGCAGACTCAGACACTGCAGATGAAGCAGTGAGGGCGACATGTGATGATGCAACCATATGCAAGAG GTTTGCTTCCAGTAAAGGTTACTGGAAGGACCCATATATCCAGTATTTTGTGAGATCTGTAGGAGAGCGGAAGGCACCTGAAATCAACAGAG GTTACTATGCCCGTGTGCATGGAGTGAACCATCTCCTTGATGCGTTTATAAGGAAAACAGAGTGTCACTGTCAAATAATCAACCTTGGTGCTGGACTTGATACAACATTCTGGAGACTAAAG GATATTAATCTCATGCCCAGGAAGTTCTTTGAAGTTGACTTCCCAACAGTTGTGGCCAGGAAAATACACAATATTAA GACAAAACCACCCCTGTCCAAACCCATCATCGAAACCCACTCTACAGACTCTTTACTACTAGGTACTGAAAAAATATTACAG GCACCttttctgaatgtgtttgttgCAGATGCCCACAGCCTGGACTCAGACCGTTACTGTATCATTGGGGCAGACCTCAGAGACGTCTCTAATTTggatgaaaaactgaaaaagttcCAGCTTAACCCAGA ATTACCTACATTGCTGCTGTCAGAATGTGTGTTGGTCTACATGACATGCCTCCAGTCCTCCAACCTAGTTCACTGGGCAGCAGAAACTTTTCATACTGCTATGTTCATCAGCTATGAACAG GTGAACATGAGTGACCGATTTAGCCAGGTGATGGTTGAGAACCTGCAGCGACGCCACTGCACCCTGGCAGGATTGGAGGCCTGCCAGTCTCTGGACTCTCAG AAGGAGCGGTTTCTGAAGACTGGTTGGGAGCATGCTGATGCTCTGGACATGATGACCATCTACAATATGCTTCCTCAGGATGATGTTGCAAG AATTGAGCGACTGGAATTCCTGGATGAGAAGGAGCTATTGCAACAACTTCTTCAACACTACAGCATCTGCTGGGCCACCAAGGACAAGCTCAACTTGG GTCTGTCACAGTTGGCATTTTAA
- the lcmt1 gene encoding leucine carboxyl methyltransferase 1 isoform X3 — MAARKPFADSDTADEAVRATCDDATICKRFASSKGYWKDPYIQYFVRSVGERKAPEINRGYYARVHGVNHLLDAFIRKTECHCQIINLGAGLDTTFWRLKDINLMPRKFFEVDFPTVVARKIHNIKLPTLLLSECVLVYMTCLQSSNLVHWAAETFHTAMFISYEQVNMSDRFSQVMVENLQRRHCTLAGLEACQSLDSQKERFLKTGWEHADALDMMTIYNMLPQDDVARIERLEFLDEKELLQQLLQHYSICWATKDKLNLGLSQLAF; from the exons ATGGCAGCTCGGAAACCCTTCGCAGACTCAGACACTGCAGATGAAGCAGTGAGGGCGACATGTGATGATGCAACCATATGCAAGAG GTTTGCTTCCAGTAAAGGTTACTGGAAGGACCCATATATCCAGTATTTTGTGAGATCTGTAGGAGAGCGGAAGGCACCTGAAATCAACAGAG GTTACTATGCCCGTGTGCATGGAGTGAACCATCTCCTTGATGCGTTTATAAGGAAAACAGAGTGTCACTGTCAAATAATCAACCTTGGTGCTGGACTTGATACAACATTCTGGAGACTAAAG GATATTAATCTCATGCCCAGGAAGTTCTTTGAAGTTGACTTCCCAACAGTTGTGGCCAGGAAAATACACAATATTAA ATTACCTACATTGCTGCTGTCAGAATGTGTGTTGGTCTACATGACATGCCTCCAGTCCTCCAACCTAGTTCACTGGGCAGCAGAAACTTTTCATACTGCTATGTTCATCAGCTATGAACAG GTGAACATGAGTGACCGATTTAGCCAGGTGATGGTTGAGAACCTGCAGCGACGCCACTGCACCCTGGCAGGATTGGAGGCCTGCCAGTCTCTGGACTCTCAG AAGGAGCGGTTTCTGAAGACTGGTTGGGAGCATGCTGATGCTCTGGACATGATGACCATCTACAATATGCTTCCTCAGGATGATGTTGCAAG AATTGAGCGACTGGAATTCCTGGATGAGAAGGAGCTATTGCAACAACTTCTTCAACACTACAGCATCTGCTGGGCCACCAAGGACAAGCTCAACTTGG GTCTGTCACAGTTGGCATTTTAA
- the lcmt1 gene encoding leucine carboxyl methyltransferase 1 isoform X2: MAARKPFADSDTADEAVRATCDDATICKRFASSKGYWKDPYIQYFVRSVGERKAPEINRGYYARVHGVNHLLDAFIRKTECHCQIINLGAGLDTTFWRLKDINLMPRKFFEVDFPTVVARKIHNIKTKPPLSKPIIETHSTDSLLLDAHSLDSDRYCIIGADLRDVSNLDEKLKKFQLNPELPTLLLSECVLVYMTCLQSSNLVHWAAETFHTAMFISYEQVNMSDRFSQVMVENLQRRHCTLAGLEACQSLDSQKERFLKTGWEHADALDMMTIYNMLPQDDVARIERLEFLDEKELLQQLLQHYSICWATKDKLNLGLSQLAF, from the exons ATGGCAGCTCGGAAACCCTTCGCAGACTCAGACACTGCAGATGAAGCAGTGAGGGCGACATGTGATGATGCAACCATATGCAAGAG GTTTGCTTCCAGTAAAGGTTACTGGAAGGACCCATATATCCAGTATTTTGTGAGATCTGTAGGAGAGCGGAAGGCACCTGAAATCAACAGAG GTTACTATGCCCGTGTGCATGGAGTGAACCATCTCCTTGATGCGTTTATAAGGAAAACAGAGTGTCACTGTCAAATAATCAACCTTGGTGCTGGACTTGATACAACATTCTGGAGACTAAAG GATATTAATCTCATGCCCAGGAAGTTCTTTGAAGTTGACTTCCCAACAGTTGTGGCCAGGAAAATACACAATATTAA GACAAAACCACCCCTGTCCAAACCCATCATCGAAACCCACTCTACAGACTCTTTACTACTAG ATGCCCACAGCCTGGACTCAGACCGTTACTGTATCATTGGGGCAGACCTCAGAGACGTCTCTAATTTggatgaaaaactgaaaaagttcCAGCTTAACCCAGA ATTACCTACATTGCTGCTGTCAGAATGTGTGTTGGTCTACATGACATGCCTCCAGTCCTCCAACCTAGTTCACTGGGCAGCAGAAACTTTTCATACTGCTATGTTCATCAGCTATGAACAG GTGAACATGAGTGACCGATTTAGCCAGGTGATGGTTGAGAACCTGCAGCGACGCCACTGCACCCTGGCAGGATTGGAGGCCTGCCAGTCTCTGGACTCTCAG AAGGAGCGGTTTCTGAAGACTGGTTGGGAGCATGCTGATGCTCTGGACATGATGACCATCTACAATATGCTTCCTCAGGATGATGTTGCAAG AATTGAGCGACTGGAATTCCTGGATGAGAAGGAGCTATTGCAACAACTTCTTCAACACTACAGCATCTGCTGGGCCACCAAGGACAAGCTCAACTTGG GTCTGTCACAGTTGGCATTTTAA